A region of the Arenicella xantha genome:
AAAGCAAGCGTTTAGAGCCAGAGAAAGCATTGGCTGCTGGCTTGATTGACGCTACTGTCGATTCATTAGATGAACTTATTCCGGCCGCCAAGGCATTCATCTTAGCCAGCAAAGGTGATGATGAAGCGGCAGTACAGCCGTGGGATCGCAAAGCTTATCGAATTCCAGGTGGGGCGATTAACTCGCCGCGTAATGCACAGTTAGCGGTTATGGCGCCGACCATGTTGCATCAGAAAACGCGTGGCTTAATGCCACAGATGACTGCCGCGATGGATGTCGCTTTTCAGTCGTCGATGCTTGATGTGGATACCGCGTTGCGAATCGAAGGGCGTGAGTTTGCCAGAGTGGCGACTGGGCCAGTTGCCAAGAACATGATTTCTACGTTCTTCTTTCAGCTGAACCAAATCAACGGTGGCGCTAGCCGACCTAAAAATATCGAGAAACAAGTTACTCGCAAAGTTGGTATTTTAGGCGCGGGCATGATGGGGCAAGGCGTTGCCTATGTGTCTGCCATGGCTGGTATTGAAGTTGTGCTTAAAGACATTTCCTTGGAAGCTGCCGAAAAAGGTAAGGCTTACTCACAGAAATTGTTGGACAAGCGTGTGACTCGCGGCCAAATGACTGAGGAAAAAGCGCAATCGGTAATGGATTTGATTTTGCCAACCGACAAGAACGAAGACTTAAACGGTTGCGACTTAATCATTGAAGCGGTGTTCGAGAACATTGGTTTGAAACACAAAATTACCAAAGAGATCGAGCCATGCTTGTCTGAAGACGGGTTTTGGGGTTCGAATACGTCGACGTTGCCAATCACGCAACTCGCAGAAGCCAGTGCTAAGCCTGAGAACTTTATTGGAATTCACTTCTTCTCGCCAGTTGATAAAATGCCATTGGTTGAGATTATTTGCGGTGAAAAGACCAGCGACGAAGCATTGGCTAAAGCCTTTGACTACACAATGCAGATTCGCAAAACGCCGATCGTGGTTAATGATTCACTGGGCTTTTTCACGTCACGTACTTTTGGTACTTACTTAGACGAAGCCGCACATTTACTAACTGAAGGCACGCATCCAAAGCGCATCGACAATCTTGGTAAAGCAATCGGCATGCCGGTTGGACCGCTACAAATTCAAGATGAAACCAGTCTCGAGCTGAGTCGTAAAGCCCAAGAAACCTGGGCTGAGATGGGCGTAACCGATAAATGGGGCAATGGTGACGTGATCCGTCGCGTGATCAAAGACTTGATTACCGATAACGGTCGCGGTGGCCGCTACCACGGTGGTGGATATTATGAATATCACGAAGACGGTTCTAAGAATATCTGGCCGCCATTGTACGATCTGTATTACAACGCGGATTACCAAATCAGCGATGACGATATCAAAGACCGCCTAATGTTCCGTCAGGTTATCGAAACCTTAAAGTGCTTGGAAACCGGCGTATTACGTTCTGTTGCCGATGGCAATATTGGGTCAATCTTCGGAATAGGTGCGCCAGCGCATACCGGCGGATTTATCCAGTTTGTTAATACCTATGGTTTGGATAATTTCATTACGCGCTGCGCCGAGCTGGAACAAGCTTTCGGTGAGCGATTTGCGTGTCCTGAAATCGTCAAGCAGCATGCCAAAGAAGGTAAGCAGTTCGCCTAAGGCTTATTATCACTAACCAAATGGTCGCCCCTATGTCTGAATATCAGTATATCAATTACACGATAAGCAATCGGGTGGCGACCATCGCACTCAATACGCCGAAGTCACTAAACGCATTGCATCAAAAACTGCGTTTGGAACTGATTGAGTTAGTGCAACGCATCGAGCAAGACGACGAGGTTCGCGTCGTCGTCTTGACCGGTGAAGGCGAGGGCTTTTGCGCCGGTGCCGACCTCACCGAGGGCATGCCTGGTCACGATAATTTTGTTGATCAGTGCGCAGCTGAATACACTCCTTGGCTAATGGCTATTCATAATTCCAGCAAGTTATATATCGCTGCGGTTAATGGTGCAGCGGCTGGTGTCGGTAGCGCAGCGGTTATGAACTGTGATCTGATTGTCATGGCCGACAATGCGTTTTTGTATCAAGCCTTTTCAGCGATTGGACTCATTCCAGATGGCGGTGCTAGCTGGTTGTTACTGCAAAAAATGGGTTATCAGCGAGCCATGGAAATGGCAGTTGACGCGGGTCGTTTAACCGCGCAACAATGTCTTGAACTAGGTATTGCCAATAAAATTGTGCCTGCCGAGCAATTGCGGGAACAAACGCAAGCATGGGC
Encoded here:
- a CDS encoding 3-hydroxyacyl-CoA dehydrogenase NAD-binding domain-containing protein is translated as MSVFKYEKDQDGIVLVTMDMSGPVNAMNAEYHTAMNETMAKLEAEQGLTGVVIASAKKVFFAGGDLNDLLAAKREDAEEFFNAGEAMKGDLRRLEKLAVPVVAAINGAALGGGYEICLACNHRIAFNHKSVQIGLPECSLGLYPGGGGVVRLTKLIGVEKALPYILESKRLEPEKALAAGLIDATVDSLDELIPAAKAFILASKGDDEAAVQPWDRKAYRIPGGAINSPRNAQLAVMAPTMLHQKTRGLMPQMTAAMDVAFQSSMLDVDTALRIEGREFARVATGPVAKNMISTFFFQLNQINGGASRPKNIEKQVTRKVGILGAGMMGQGVAYVSAMAGIEVVLKDISLEAAEKGKAYSQKLLDKRVTRGQMTEEKAQSVMDLILPTDKNEDLNGCDLIIEAVFENIGLKHKITKEIEPCLSEDGFWGSNTSTLPITQLAEASAKPENFIGIHFFSPVDKMPLVEIICGEKTSDEALAKAFDYTMQIRKTPIVVNDSLGFFTSRTFGTYLDEAAHLLTEGTHPKRIDNLGKAIGMPVGPLQIQDETSLELSRKAQETWAEMGVTDKWGNGDVIRRVIKDLITDNGRGGRYHGGGYYEYHEDGSKNIWPPLYDLYYNADYQISDDDIKDRLMFRQVIETLKCLETGVLRSVADGNIGSIFGIGAPAHTGGFIQFVNTYGLDNFITRCAELEQAFGERFACPEIVKQHAKEGKQFA
- a CDS encoding enoyl-CoA hydratase/isomerase family protein; the encoded protein is MSEYQYINYTISNRVATIALNTPKSLNALHQKLRLELIELVQRIEQDDEVRVVVLTGEGEGFCAGADLTEGMPGHDNFVDQCAAEYTPWLMAIHNSSKLYIAAVNGAAAGVGSAAVMNCDLIVMADNAFLYQAFSAIGLIPDGGASWLLLQKMGYQRAMEMAVDAGRLTAQQCLELGIANKIVPAEQLREQTQAWAEQLAAGAPLAQTALKKIMRSASSMTYAEVVDEEAREQSKLLVSEDSAQAIKAFFAKQKPQFKGR